The genomic region TTGCCTTGGCACACCGTCAAACGCATTGACAAAGCTAGGTTGGTTCGGGAGTTGCCTGAAGTCGATTACGGTTCGCTCAGAACTCTGGTCATGGATGAGTTCGCATTGCACAAGGGGCACCGCTACGCCTCCGTCGTAGCCGATGCGGACACTCGGCAAGTGCTTTGGATCGGTGAAGGGCGCAGTCGCGAATCCATACGCCCCTTCTTTGAATCACTGGGCGAACACTGCGATCAAATCGAAGCGGTCGCGATGGATCAGAACAGCGCCTTTGACCTGGAGGTGAAGATGCACTGCCCGAATGCGGAAGTCGTCTACGACCTTTTTCATGTCGTTGCCAAATACGGCCGTGAAGTCATCGACCGAGTCCGCGTGGATCAGGCCAATGAACTAAGGCAGAACAAGTCGGCTCGCAGAGCGGTCAAACGTAGCCGATGGTTACTTCTAAAGAACAAGGACAACCTCAATGAAGAAGAACTTGTCAGGCTCGAAGAGCTGATGAATGCCAACCAATCCTTGGCTCAAGTCTACGTCCTGAAAGAACAGCTCAAAGAACTATGGCGAAGCTCAAGCATCTGGGGCGCCTTCAAACGCTGGCGCACATGGTGGAGGATGTGCCGTGAGTCCAAAATCAAACCCCTGCTCGCCTTCGCTGATAAACTCAGACCCTACCTCCGTGGAATCATAGCCTCAGCCAAATACCCACTCAACACCAGCGTGCTCGAGGGCATGAACAACAAGATCAAGGTCATCAAAAGAACCGCTTATGGCTTCAGGGATACGGAATACTTCTTCCTCAAGATTAAGCATGCTTTCCCC from Puniceicoccus vermicola harbors:
- a CDS encoding ISL3 family transposase → LPWHTVKRIDKARLVRELPEVDYGSLRTLVMDEFALHKGHRYASVVADADTRQVLWIGEGRSRESIRPFFESLGEHCDQIEAVAMDQNSAFDLEVKMHCPNAEVVYDLFHVVAKYGREVIDRVRVDQANELRQNKSARRAVKRSRWLLLKNKDNLNEEELVRLEELMNANQSLAQVYVLKEQLKELWRSSSIWGAFKRWRTWWRMCRESKIKPLLAFADKLRPYLRGIIASAKYPLNTSVLEGMNNKIKVIKRTAYGFRDTEYFFLKIKHAFPGK